The genomic interval GTCAGTGTATTAGCAAACTAGCTAGCATcataactacctacctacctagttAGTTACTTTGTCACTTCTGTCCTCATATCGAATCAATGTAGAAAACATATTTTCATAATAATTTAGCCTATTGCTAGTTAGCTATCCATTCGCATAGGCTACCAGGTTGTTGttattagcttgctagctacgcCATTTGTGCTGGCAAGTGGTAGCTAACTACACAGGCTACGTATCTTGGCCAACTAGCtaacagtcagctagctagctatcccccTGCCCTCCCCAGCTGATCGAGAGTACGGTGTATGCCAGCCATGGCCTGTTTTCCGTTCTAGCCTAAGCCTGGATGGCACGTATGGTAATTTAGCTGTTAGTATAATCAAAATGATTTattcagctagctagttaactatctGGTTAACGTGAGCTATTTGGCTAGCAACTACGTTAACTTGCTTCCAGTTGCTAGCTAGTTACCTATCTTTGCTCGGCTACAATTGAGCTAAATAGCTAGGTTGTGGGTAGTCGGCAACAAATTATCATAGGAAGGGTTtcgtgttttctttgttttggtTACCCAGAGGTTTCTAGATAGTGGTCTGTCATCACCTGTCAGTTTTAGGTTTGTTGACAGTCTAATTTGGTGAGTGAATAACTAGCTGGACAAGACATGGGGTTGGAGGACACCTGTTTCTGATGTGTCAATTAGTTAACAATGTTGTATTATAAACAGATTCATGTTGCATTATGAATGTTTATGATACAACATATTATAACACATACCATATCATGCAATCATAGAGCCCATAATAAAGCAATAGGCAGTGTTATTTGTTGTGAATAGCTATCATATCAGATAATTTGTCTTTAATGCCATCTTGCTTTCATACACAGTATCAGAAGCCACTTCAAGTAGCCTAGAGATTTAACAATGTTTCAAATACCTTCCAAGGTTTCATGTCAAGGCTTACTAGGCCTAAGATATCTAGTCAAGGCCTCATGGGCATGAATTCTCTATTCTGAAACGTGTCCAAATTTGTGTCAGGTTTTGACTCAGAACTGTACTTTCGGCGCTCTAGTCTGGATGTGAGTAAAGCACAATGTAGGCTTAAGAGTGCATTGTGCAAGTTCAGCCTTGAGCATCCAAAAATAACATCAATATTTCTATGCCCTATGTCTGGTTTAGTGATGAATTCAAAAATGTCAAGGAAATGGATCACAGCTGGACAAAGAAATGGATCACACCTGGAGGCACAAAATGCCTAGGCCTATGCTCTAAATCTAATTTTTCAAAAGGAGGCATTCTACATATCTTGACGGGCCTATGTCAATATACAAATACTACACACACAAAACCCTTAGGTCAATGCAAACACAAATTGGGTACAACGTTCATTGGTTGAAGTAATTAGGCCAGTTTAGATAAACACAACAAATATTTGTACTGATAAAATAAATTGTAGCTCATTTTCAGTTCTCATTTGCTACTATTTAGGTAGGTCATAAGAAATGAGTGCTCAACATTGCCTTTCGGCCCTTTTCTACATCACAACACCACTTCGCCATTATCACTTAATTACTGTCAATTTGAAAACAATCTGTCCACTTTTAGCCTGGAGAGCTTTGGTAATTTAATTTGGGTTTAAGGCTGAAGCAACACACCAGACAAAGAAAACAGCCTAGACTCCCCCAGAGACCGTTTCTAGGTCTGTAGGCTAACACTGTCGTTTTGTAAATTCTGACCTTTTAGCCTTCAGAAATGTGTTTTTAAGGGGGAAATAGTGTAATTTCTAGCATTTATATGCCCTTTATTGTTTGGTCACACTGACTAGTGTCTTTACCCTCTAGGTGTAACCTCGAGGCGTAGTGTGACTGCTTTAGGACCATGGAGCCGGACGTGATCCGCATGTACTCCTCCTCCCCACCCCCAATGGAGGACGgagctgaggaagaggatgacgaGTTTGGGGACTTTGGGGGCTTCTCTGGAGTTCCGACCAGCACCAGCTtcaatgagtttgacaccccagCGACCTTCAACCAGACCCCAGCCTTGGCTGCCACTTCACCACCTGGACTCCTCAACAATGGAGGGGTGGTTGGGTTGTCAAACCTCAGTTCAGGTCCCGTGGGAAGGGGTCCCGTGGTCAAGCGCTCCAACTCCAAGTCAAATGGTGTTGTGCCAGGAGGCTGCCAGTACGACAGTCCTTTGGAGAGAACTGTGAATGTGGAGGAGTTAAAAAAGCTTGCTGACCACACTCGAGCCAATAATTATTCTACCTCCCTGGACATATCTGGGAGGGGTCAGACTGACAACATAGACAAGCCTGTCGACTGCAATGGTGGGGTCCCGGAAGTTCTGACCAACGGTTTTGCGACTTTTGAAATAGAGGGAATCCCATCTTTGCAGAATTCGATCTGCTCTAAAAAGAAAGGAACCACCACAGAGTGTGCAGACGACTGCCCTCCCAGCAGCCCCGAGGACGACTTTGCGGATTTCTCTGCTTTTCCTAATGCAGATGTTGAAGGACACTCCAGCGAGGTGACAAACCGCACCAGCGAGAACTTGGACAATCACAACCGGGATGAACGGCTGGCAGAGGAACCCTGTCAGCAGCAGAAGCACTCTAATGTAGAGCAGGGAATCAGGTCAGGGGACGTCGTCAGGGACACTCCCATTACAACTGGATCCAACGACATCGCTGGCTCTGATTCTCTATCGCAACTTGCTGAGGCTCGGGACACTGACGAAGGCTTGAGCAATGGGGACGGGGGCTTTCAAAGAGACACTGCTAACTCTGAGCAAAGGAACGTAGAGCCGGACTTTGCACACAAGCACTCTGCTACTGAGGTGGTTGTTAGTGAGGATTCTGCCCCAGAGTTGGTTTGTGGCGAGGATTCTGCCTCCAAGGCACTTTATGTTGACAAACCGGTTGCCCAGAACGGTGTGTATTTGGAGCAGTCGGAAGAGGAGGCGGAAGAAGAGAAAGCAGGTGTCAGTGAAAACAGGGTTTTGCCCGATACAGACGATGAAGATGGGAATGGCGAGCAAGCAGACGAGAAGCCTGGGTCCGGAAACGAAACAGAAACGGAGACTGAAACGTCTTTCGGCCGACCGCTGTCCACGGATGCCCTTGAGGAGTACGGCGACATCAGCACGACGAGCTCTGTGCCCTCGCCGCTGCTCCAAGAGGAGACGGCCACACCTGCCGACCACAGCCAACTGCTGGAGGACGATGACGGGGAAGACTTTGATGACTTTGGAGACTTCGGGGACGTGGGCTCTTTTAGCGGACAGGGCTTTGCTGACTTTGACCAGCCAGAGTTGCAACGAGAGGAACAACCTGCACCTCTCACACAGGAACTAGTGGACGACGTCAAAGACTTTGGTGAATTTGACGCCCCCAACAGCCACATTGGTGGTGGGAAGGCAATTGAGAATGAAGATGGGGGGAAGTTTGCGGATTTTCCCGGCAGCAACAGTTTTGCTGACTTTAGCTCAGCTCCTGTTGGTGCGGACCCTGATGCAGATGCTGGTTGGAATGCCTTTGATGAGCCTGTACAGGGTCAAGGGGAGGGCAATTCCTGGGCTGCGTTTGGAGAGGAGCCGACCGTCAATGCTCCTTTGGAAACGGCTGAAGACGAGTGGCAGGAGAGTGAACCTGTAGCAGCCCGTCCATCCAGCAGCCATCAGATCAGTAGAAGAGACAGTCAGCCTGTAAGTTTTTCTGTGCGAGTTTGACCACTTAGGGTTTGAACTCGGTTCTCCTGCGCACCACAATAACATATTACGCCTCTGAGCTAAAGGCAAGAGAACTCATCACGCAAGTTTGTTTCTGAACCACCTCTGTAGCATTCAGAAATGTAGCATACTTGACAGGAAAGTAGTGGTGTTTTAAAAACCCCTCTTACAGTAATCGAAGGTGCCCAATTGAATGTAGTTGTATTGTACTATCCAGGAAAAGTATGCTCAATGACACTTTTAGGGAAATTCTGACACTCTCATGACGTTTATCACTAGAGTAGTAGAGAGCCGTACACCTGCCCTCCCTTAGGAATGTGACCAGGCAGGGAATTCCACCTTTTCAAGTACATACCATTTATCAATGCCCCTCCTTGTCCTTGCTATTGGAGTCAAGCGCTACAATTTATTAAAGATTTGAAATGTGTTGATTGAATCACTTCAGTGTCagtcattgttggacataatagAATATAGCTTTATTGTCTATCGAAACAGATATTAATATCTGAGCTGTCTATTGTATTGTGCATCCCCTGTCCAGCAATGCAGGCTAACTGCCAGCTGCCACACGTGAAAACAGAAGACTTATTCAACCCGTGTCTTATTCAACAATATTGATTGTTATTACTTGTTTGTTATATCACTGGACCAGTGTCTTATTCAACAATGTTGGTCGTTATCATGTGTTTGTTATACCAGGCGGCGCTGTGCAGTCGGCTGGAGAAGCTTTTTCTGGACATTTTCCCCGACGCACCTGCTCTGCAGGTGAGGGTGGAGGTGGTCCCCCTCAAAACCCTGCTGGAGCCTCCTGTGAGGTTACAGCAGGAAGAGCATGAAATGATGAGCGGTATGCCAGACAATGGGTGAGAGAAACACCCCCCTTTTTAATATGGgctgggacgataccagtattgcaATATGTTTTCCGTGGCAAAAATTAAAACACGAAGCAGGCCAAACTCCTTGATCcataacctgctgtatgtaaaatattttgTGGTATATTTTGGAAAATAAACAAATGTGACTGGATGACGACATAATGACGTTTGTTTCCagcattagggctgttttcctaaagcaATTAAACCGcctcgtgttttgtttccttgccatgaTACTAACGAGTATCGGGATGCTAGTATCGTCTCGACCCTAATATCCCATAACTACACACAATCTCATCAATACACAGAAAGACTCTGGTCTGCTCTATCTTTTTTTATACAACAGAAATATACTGTTACTGTGTCTGTATACTATGCAGTCAAGAATATTTGCGTACTACTATGGCGTATTTCTTTTGAACGTTCCTGCTTTGTCATCGGTGTCCGTTGCTACAGGGCCGAGGGGGACGTGTTGTGGAGGCAACTGCTGGACATCCACGAGGCGTTTGGCCTGCGGCACCAGTGGGGCGGCTCGCACAGCAACAAGACATTACTCTGTTTCCTGGGCATCGACATTAGGAACATTGTGAGTTCTGCCGCCAGTCAGCAGTCATCACATTGTccgtatcccaaatggcaccctattccctatatagtgcactacttttgaccagagcacatagtgatatagggaatagggtgccatttgggacatgtcATTCCCCCCCTTTCTGTGACCTTGTCCTTTTTTATTAATGGCTCTGTGGGGGGGGAAAAACACGAACCGTGATTGTATTTCAGATGTATTGCGAGAATGTTTTAACTTTTCGTCTGTCAAATGGAAAAAGGTTGTTTGTAAGACTATTTGcatcagagagaggaggaatgatTGTGAAATGTGTTCTGTGTTTCCCCATAGCTTTTCACAGGTCAGAAGAAGCAGCCAGTGATAGTTCCCATGTATGCTGCCAGCCTGGTGAGTTAACTATACGCTGCAAGGATGTATTCATCTCCCCCTTCAAACCACCCACTCGCTCCCTCAATTGTTTTTGCCCTTCTCGAGGAAACGGACCAAGAGACAAATTAACTCAGTGATTATAAAAATCAAAATAATTCTGGTGACATTTTTGTCAACtggttgcaaaatgttttttactGACACGTCCTACAAATGTATGGTTACAACATTCCGGGAAccttcccaaaattcccaggttttaaCCAGAATTGTTCAACCCTATACACATACCAGTATTTTAGTACGTTTAGGATGTAACCCTGCCTCTCTGTTACCTAGGGCATGCTGGAACCCACCAAAGAGCCAGTAAAACCCATATCAGCGGCAGAGATGATCACGTCCATAGCACAACAAGCACCTCCAGTGGCCCCAGCAGAGATCATAAGCACTAGTCCACCAGACACAGCCCAGGTTGGACTCCTACATTGAATCACTATGGTCCTTTTGGGGCACAATGTTTGTAATTTAGTTATTTTATgttttgtgattttttttcttcttctcaggCCTTAGGTGCATTTCTTCTCATCAGTAGTCGTATGAGTAtataccagggctctccaaccctgatcatggagagctaccatcctgtaggttttcaaccctaatctagcacacctgattctaaatAATTAGTTGGTTGATCAGCAgaaccaggttagttacaacgggggttggagcgaaaacctagaggagggttgctctccaggaacagggttggagacccctggtggtatatactgtattgcagaggaggctggtgggaggagctatatgagaacgggctcattgtaatgactggaatggcATAAATGGATCAGTGTCAAtccacatgtttgactctgttccctttattccattccagcctttacaatgagcccgtcctcctatagctcctcccactagCCTCCACTGCTGTATTGGCTGTAAGGCCAATTGTCACAACTGTATACAATGAATATATAGAGTTTATATGTGTTCTACAGTAATTGGTCTAATGTAGAACCTGAGGTGCTTTTCAAACAAGTTGGATAAATTATTTGGCTCgatcaggtattcccaaacttgGGTAcgtgcaatgccgtcgggggtacgccaaataaaaatgtgatacattttttttaatttttattcttcacattttcaaacagtacatttatattttccaacggagctatacatttgggtgagtttttttcttcttcgcccgagtagcctcgtttcactgccaaaaataaaattaaaccatctagtgttcagcgaaataacaacacaatgtcaaatacaggtagcctagtcaaataattaacatccaatcacattaatcgTTACTCTCTCACgagaaaccttcactcttgcacagacatttagaaactgAACATgagaatttgaaaaataagccacgggagttttttgagtgagaataaagacgactttcgagtagtaagacatgtattaaAGCAACAGAtatcattaataagaaggggctagaagcatcttatatggtgagctaccgagtggctaggacaggcaagccctattgtggaggacttcattcttcctgctgccgcggatatggttGGGACAataggccaaaaaaactatacagccAATGCCTTCAAAtgacactgtttcacgacgcatcagttaCATGGCAGGAGatattttgaaacaattactgcgtcacatacaagccagtgaattaaatgcgttacagctggatgagtcaaaagacgtggcgggcctggcacagctcctggtatatgtccgttacgtttatgggggggtcaattaaggaagacagcctcttctggaaaccaggacaacatgagaggatattttttaagtactggacagctttgtgacatcaaatggacttcggtggtcaagatgtgttggtatctgtactgatggtgcaaaagccatgacagggagacatagtggagtggtaacgcgcatgcaagcagttgctcccgacaccacttgggtacactgcagcatccaccgagaggctcttgctgcaaaaggaatgcctgacagcttgaaagacgttttggacagtacagtgaaaatggttaactttgttaaagcaaggcccctgaacttgtgtattttctacattttgcaatgatatgggcagcgaccatgtaacgcttttataacgtacagaagtgcgctggttatcaaggggcaaagtatagACTCGTTTTtaaaaattgagagacgagcttaaagttttatcgactgaccataattttcacttgtctgaccgcttgcatgatgacaagtttctcacacgactggcctatctgggtgatgttttttctcacctgaatggtctgaatctaggattacagggaccctccgcaactatattcaatatgcgggacaaaattgaggctatgattaagaagttggagctcttttctgtctgcattaacaaggacaacacacaggtctttccatgattgtttgtgtgcaaatgaactcaagcttacggacaatgtcaaatgtgatatagtgcACCTgagtgcgcaattacgcaggtactttccccgaaacggacgacacaaacaactggattggttatccctttcatgccctgcttccagtccacttaccgatatctgaacaagagggcttcatcgaaattgcaacaagcggttctgtgaaaattgaattgaatcagaagccactgccagatttctggctTGGGCTGGGCTCaaagtatcctgccttggcaaattgcaCTGTGATGTCCCTTGCAACCATGTACCTAcgtgagagtggattcttggccctcacttgcatgaaaactaaatacaggcacagactgtgtgtggaaaatgatttaagactgagactctctccaatacaacattgcagagttatgtgcgtcctttcaagcacaccctttatttttaacctgtggtgagttattcaccatttttgatgaacaaacaAGGTTTtctatgtaagatggctaaataaagagcaaaattattgattattattatattattatttgtgccctggttctataagagctctttgtcacttcccacaagccgggttgtgacacaaaaacactcattcttatgtttaataaatgtatcgtatagtgtgtttggggcaggcttacaatgatggcaaaaaaacatttgagagtgtgctgaccctggtgctagagggggtacgcagctggaggttgaatgttttgaaggggtacgggattataaaaagtttgggaaccaccggGCTAGAGAATGCTAAGGTTGAGTTCCTGCCTCACAAGATGCGCAGgcattgcatcaaccaatggtagCGTGCCACGTCATCAACTGTGCAGCCGGGCATCGGATGGCTCTGTCATATGGGTTGCGTTCCCCTTCTCAGACGTTACATGCATCAGCCAATGGTTGGGAGCCACATCTTCGACTGTGTcatcgactgacagattgctataacatatgatgttGGTTAGCTGATACATAAAACACCTATCCAGGCAATGTAATATTTGGCAAGCGTCAGCAACGCCTTGGCAGAGAAACGTGCCCATGAAGTGGTAAGCTGATTTgttaaatacctatccaggcgttgtaagataTGGCATCGGTCCGCAATGTAGTCTGGTAGGAACTCGACCTTAGACTGCAGAGTTGTTGTAAGGGTAGaagccagtggaggctgctgaggggaggacggctcataataatgactggaacAGAGTGAATTTCCATTCAAGTcaagtgtttgatgtatttgataccgttccactgattcctcgagcccgtcctccccaattaagttgcCACTAACCTCCTGGGATAGAAGCAGACCATTAGCAGGCTTCCTGACCACCTGCATAGGCGAATCACCTGTTGGCAAAGCTGTTCACTTTTACTGAGTGTCACCACCCTCTTCTGAGCTTGTTTGTTCCTCCTCACCAGGAAGTGCTCCCGCCCGTCCAGTTTGACTGGAGCAGCAGTGGCCTTACTAACCCCCTGGACGGTAGGTCCCTCCCCCAAACCACCTGCTAAGATAATGAACCATTGTCCCCATTGGCTCAATCCAGAGCTAGCCTATTCCTTTTTTCCCACCACTCCATCTGTTTTGTCCAAACACACAAGCAGCCTAGACCTGTTTTTGCCTGCTGTCTTCCATTGGACAACATCATTTTATGTTTACCTCATCAACCATTGGTCATTACATGTTATAGTTCTACACAGAGTTACGTGAATTTTGTTTTAAAGACTATAATATGAGATTACAGACAATTCTTATCTACATGCTCCCAAGTTTTTGTGTATTTCATTGCCATATTGGACCATTTCTGATTTCAGTTGTCATATCCAGATGCATAAAATATATTTATCTCATCAAATCTTCTCCTTATGCCTTTTGTTGTTAGCAACAAATCATTAAGCTAAATGGCTAAATAATTTGTTCTGCACGGTTCATGCTACAAAGCCATGATGGCAATTCATGCTTCAAAATGTCAATGCAGATTTTTCATTAACCTGTAGATAGAATCTCACAGTATTTTCTCATTAACACAGCTATGTCAGTTAGCTTGCCTTggttcatgttcattaggcatcaAATGGAATAAAACggagggactacctggatttAAGAAACTCCTGGAGTTTCAGTTGCAAAATGTTTTCAAACCTTTCGTGCCTACTGAACACGACCCCTGTGCTCTTTCTTTGTAACTAATAATAATGACCAGCTCAGCTGCATGTCTTTTAAGTGCGTCTCTTTCCTGACTTCTTCTCTGTGTTATAACCCACTGCCGCCTCGGTCTACCTGTCCGCTATGTTGAATGTCAAGCGAGCGGAGGCTCGTCTCTGCTCAACCTCGATTTCTTTGGGCCCGTGGAGGACTCTGGCCCTAGCAGCTCCACCTCCATCCCAGGTCAGCACAGGAAACTCCAACCCCCTGACTGCCAGATTCTTTTTTTTCATGAATTTGTCTGAATCCCAAATTGACCGTTTGCCTCTACACCCTATGCAGAGACCGGAGAGGATTGGATAGGGGTAAAACAATACAGTGATAATTCCACCTATCTGATCGTAAGGCAAGGTTGACCTACTATCATATATGGCTTACACCGATTTAATCCTCATGGATCTTCAAAGGTACACAGGGTGTAGAGGTCTAGGAGTCCATTTGGGATAAGGCCTTATTCTTTCCCCGATTCCTCGTGTCCTCTTACCTCTCTGTCAAAATGCACTGGGGGAGGTCAGAGAGGAGGAAGCTTGGATCTTCTCCAATGAGTTTTGGGAAAGAGGCGAGAACTGAAGGATGATTATTAAAGAGCCTCTGCCATACTCACAGTTTTCTCTTCTACTATTTGTTTTAGATTTCTTCTGGTCTTTGCTTAGACACTGACCTCACTAAATCAAGGTCTTATTTTTCCTGTGTGTTAATATTACCAACTGAATCAAACCTTGAATCAGAATATCTACCAAAATATTTGGGAATTGGCTACACTGAAGTTTAATAAAGTGCACTCCTCCCTTGTTCTGAGTGGAATAGTAGACTGTGTATGTGTCTCAActagctccctattccctatatagtgtactacttttgaccaaagtagggcactatataggggataagctgccatttgggacatatccaATATAATGTGTTTGTGTGGTTAGGTGTGGACCCGGAGCTGTATGAGCTAACCACCGCTAAACTGGACCCCAGTGGCTCTGGGACCCGTGTGGCTGATGCCTTTGCCCGCCTTATGTCTACTATGGAGAAGACCAGCACCTCTACCAGGTTGGTCTATTACTGCACCTCAAAAATCTTTCAGGGGGAAGGTTCTTGaaaggaaccccccccccccccctaaaaaagaAAGAATCTACTTTCATAAATCATATCTTGAAATTCATAACATACTAACTGCCTCTGTGGCGCACATTTTTAAGCAAGCTACTTACAGTGCCTCCTAAAGACATGATTGACATAGGGAAAAGAGTGTGGGCTATCAGCTGATCGTTGATGATTGGTGTAAATCTGCTAGTTAGGTAGCTCAATTATTATTGTACTCATTGTGATTTAACTTCATTACTCTTAATAACTTCATAATAAAGCCTAATATTCATAATCTTCTAACTCATGATaaatggctggctggctagtggCTTGTGTGGATATTTTAGTATATGGTGCTTAGTTAGAATCTAGACTACCTGTGTTCATTGCTTAAAGTgagtgtggggggggtggtacCAGAgcacattatatattttttttaaccttttttatGTTAAAGTATTGCCTGCGCATCATTGCATTTACGTAGTGGCATAGAGCAGAGGCGCTTacagaagttgcacacatggggACCATTTTTAGTAGACTAGGGTCTGGGAGATGTTGTGCCtttttttataaacacatttcatgcaattctacatcattttaCATGGCTGGTGGCAAAATCTTTTTTAATACCGCACAAATTATTGAATTGACAGGCTACTAAACTAGACATCAGAGATCAATAAAAatgaccttgtcttgaatccatcaatagcttAGGCCTAGGTGAGTGGAGACACATttgtacaatatgaggaggaaattatagtcctaaaacGGGGTGACGAACTTGACGACGTCACGACGACTTGGGGCGGTGGGTTCAAAAACTACAAAACTAAATAAAAGGGCAATTGGCGAGTGGGGAGTGAAAAGGGGGGCAGGTGCTCAGGCACACAGGTAGACCGCTATCTGCGCACATGCCTGGgtgcatgactaagtcgctttggatcaAAACGTCTGCTAAATAGCATATAttataaatggcaccctcttccctttatagtgcactacctttgaccaaaagtagtgcattataaagggaatagggtgccatttgggatgtggtCAGAGTCAATTGCACCTCTTGGAGATGAGAATAGCAAAACAATACAAATCTAACACAACCAACATCTCAGTCCCAAACATtaaatcaagttttatttgtcacatgcgccgaatacaactggtgtagactacagtgaaatgcttgctcacgagccattcccaacaatgcagagttaaaaaactGAAGTAGTAAAATGCACAGTAGATTGGAtatgtatacagggagtaccagatcagtgTGCAGTAATTGGGTAAGCAATGATGCTATAAAGAGGATAACGTTCATATATTTGCCGTAAGTCAGAGCTAATATTTTTAAGTCAAAAGTTAGTTAAATGGTGAACAGACACAAACAACCCTATTTTTTTATAGACATGCAGGGCTGGAATGACTTTATTTGAACCACATTTTAGTGGGGACCCTTTTGAAATTGTGGTCTACTAGATGGAGACAttacatttaatttaaatgtacccttttatttaactaggcaagtcagttgagaacaaattcttatttacaatgccggccaaacccggacgaccctgggtcaattgtgcaccgcccaatcacggccggatgtgatacagcctggattcgaaccagggactgtagtgacgcctcttgcactgagatgcagtgccttagaccgctgcgccactcgggagccctaaaaatagtccaccccagatgggactcgaaaccacaatccctggcttaggaggccagtgccttatccattaggccactgggacACGTGCATAAGCATGCAGACAGGATGCATACGAGGGCGAGACAAACACATCTGTAT from Salvelinus alpinus chromosome 2, SLU_Salpinus.1, whole genome shotgun sequence carries:
- the LOC139568750 gene encoding aftiphilin-like isoform X2, producing the protein MEPDVIRMYSSSPPPMEDGAEEEDDEFGDFGGFSGVPTSTSFNEFDTPATFNQTPALAATSPPGLLNNGGVVGLSNLSSGPVGRGPVVKRSNSKSNGVVPGGCQYDSPLERTVNVEELKKLADHTRANNYSTSLDISGRGQTDNIDKPVDCNGGVPEVLTNGFATFEIEGIPSLQNSICSKKKGTTTECADDCPPSSPEDDFADFSAFPNADVEGHSSEVTNRTSENLDNHNRDERLAEEPCQQQKHSNVEQGIRSGDVVRDTPITTGSNDIAGSDSLSQLAEARDTDEGLSNGDGGFQRDTANSEQRNVEPDFAHKHSATEVVVSEDSAPELVCGEDSASKALYVDKPVAQNGVYLEQSEEEAEEEKAGVSENRVLPDTDDEDGNGEQADEKPGSGNETETETETSFGRPLSTDALEEYGDISTTSSVPSPLLQEETATPADHSQLLEDDDGEDFDDFGDFGDVGSFSGQGFADFDQPELQREEQPAPLTQELVDDVKDFGEFDAPNSHIGGGKAIENEDGGKFADFPGSNSFADFSSAPVGADPDADAGWNAFDEPVQGQGEGNSWAAFGEEPTVNAPLETAEDEWQESEPVAARPSSSHQISRRDSQPAALCSRLEKLFLDIFPDAPALQVRVEVVPLKTLLEPPVRLQQEEHEMMSGMPDNGAEGDVLWRQLLDIHEAFGLRHQWGGSHSNKTLLCFLGIDIRNILFTGQKKQPVIVPMYAASLGMLEPTKEPVKPISAAEMITSIAQQAPPVAPAEIISTSPPDTAQEVLPPVQFDWSSSGLTNPLDGVDPELYELTTAKLDPSGSGTRVADAFARLMSTMEKTSTSTRKPRKEENLSEETLKVIAGLPDLSFMQAKVLMFPTTLTPLRCSSDPDPTLD
- the LOC139568750 gene encoding aftiphilin-like isoform X1, coding for MEPDVIRMYSSSPPPMEDGAEEEDDEFGDFGGFSGVPTSTSFNEFDTPATFNQTPALAATSPPGLLNNGGVVGLSNLSSGPVGRGPVVKRSNSKSNGVVPGGCQYDSPLERTVNVEELKKLADHTRANNYSTSLDISGRGQTDNIDKPVDCNGGVPEVLTNGFATFEIEGIPSLQNSICSKKKGTTTECADDCPPSSPEDDFADFSAFPNADVEGHSSEVTNRTSENLDNHNRDERLAEEPCQQQKHSNVEQGIRSGDVVRDTPITTGSNDIAGSDSLSQLAEARDTDEGLSNGDGGFQRDTANSEQRNVEPDFAHKHSATEVVVSEDSAPELVCGEDSASKALYVDKPVAQNGVYLEQSEEEAEEEKAGVSENRVLPDTDDEDGNGEQADEKPGSGNETETETETSFGRPLSTDALEEYGDISTTSSVPSPLLQEETATPADHSQLLEDDDGEDFDDFGDFGDVGSFSGQGFADFDQPELQREEQPAPLTQELVDDVKDFGEFDAPNSHIGGGKAIENEDGGKFADFPGSNSFADFSSAPVGADPDADAGWNAFDEPVQGQGEGNSWAAFGEEPTVNAPLETAEDEWQESEPVAARPSSSHQISRRDSQPAALCSRLEKLFLDIFPDAPALQVRVEVVPLKTLLEPPVRLQQEEHEMMSGMPDNGAEGDVLWRQLLDIHEAFGLRHQWGGSHSNKTLLCFLGIDIRNILFTGQKKQPVIVPMYAASLGMLEPTKEPVKPISAAEMITSIAQQAPPVAPAEIISTSPPDTAQEVLPPVQFDWSSSGLTNPLDASGGSSLLNLDFFGPVEDSGPSSSTSIPGVDPELYELTTAKLDPSGSGTRVADAFARLMSTMEKTSTSTRKPRKEENLSEETLKVIAGLPDLSFMQAKVLMFPTTLTPLRCSSDPDPTLD